A region from the Streptomyces sp. 3214.6 genome encodes:
- a CDS encoding glycoside hydrolase family 43 protein: MPTPQPSTVATNPVIPGFHPDPSICRVGEDYYLACSSFEYFPGVPIFHSRDLVNWTQIGNVLDRPSQLRLPVETSSSGGIYAPTLRHHDGRFWLMVTNVSGGGNLVVTATDPAGPWSEPVHAPGVPGIDPDLAWDEEGNCWCTVAGVAQVPFNPHTGETLGEPYRVWSGTPGAAAPEAPHLYRIGEYWYLMIAEGGTERGHAVSIARGPSPRGPFEPCPANPILTHRSTTRPVQNTGHADLVQAPDGSWWMVLLGVRPQGGTPGWHVLGRETFLAPVTWEDGWPVVGEVGLELAELPWQVSPPQPLPERDDFDAAELRPCWISLRDRPAELVGTKERDGWLTLRARGSSLDEPDVVFVGRRQQHLAFEARTLIDPGTGTGGLAVRLDERHHYAIEADADGWVRVIARIGTVRSVVAERALPAGPLVLSVRTGPAPEPHDARRGPDSLVFAVGTADGTTRDLTAVDGRYLSTEVAGGFTGRVIGLYATAGTVCFDWFDYEPLPLP; the protein is encoded by the coding sequence ATGCCGACGCCCCAGCCGTCCACCGTCGCGACGAACCCGGTGATCCCGGGCTTCCATCCGGACCCGAGCATCTGCCGGGTCGGCGAGGACTACTACCTCGCCTGCTCCAGCTTCGAGTACTTCCCCGGCGTGCCGATCTTCCACAGCCGCGACCTGGTGAACTGGACGCAGATCGGTAACGTCCTCGACCGGCCGAGCCAGCTGCGGCTGCCCGTGGAGACGTCCTCGTCCGGAGGCATCTACGCACCGACCCTGCGCCATCACGACGGGCGCTTCTGGCTCATGGTCACCAACGTCTCCGGCGGCGGGAACCTGGTGGTCACCGCCACCGATCCGGCCGGCCCCTGGTCCGAGCCCGTTCACGCGCCCGGCGTGCCCGGCATCGACCCCGACCTGGCCTGGGACGAGGAGGGCAACTGCTGGTGCACCGTCGCGGGCGTCGCGCAGGTGCCGTTCAACCCCCACACCGGCGAGACCCTGGGCGAGCCGTACCGCGTGTGGTCCGGCACGCCCGGCGCCGCCGCGCCCGAGGCGCCGCACCTGTACCGGATCGGCGAGTACTGGTACCTGATGATCGCCGAGGGCGGCACAGAGCGCGGCCACGCCGTCTCCATCGCCCGTGGCCCCTCTCCCCGCGGGCCCTTCGAGCCGTGCCCCGCGAATCCGATCCTGACCCACCGCAGCACGACCAGGCCCGTGCAGAACACCGGGCACGCCGACCTGGTCCAGGCGCCGGACGGGAGTTGGTGGATGGTGCTGCTGGGCGTCAGGCCTCAGGGCGGCACCCCGGGCTGGCACGTGCTGGGACGTGAGACCTTCCTTGCGCCGGTCACCTGGGAGGACGGCTGGCCCGTGGTCGGCGAGGTCGGCCTCGAACTCGCGGAACTCCCCTGGCAGGTGTCGCCGCCTCAGCCGCTGCCCGAGCGGGACGACTTCGATGCCGCCGAGCTCCGGCCCTGCTGGATCTCGCTGCGGGACCGCCCGGCGGAACTGGTCGGCACCAAGGAGCGCGACGGCTGGCTGACCCTGCGCGCCCGCGGCAGCTCCCTCGACGAGCCGGACGTCGTCTTCGTCGGCCGCCGCCAGCAGCACCTCGCCTTCGAGGCGCGCACGCTGATCGACCCCGGTACGGGCACCGGCGGCCTGGCCGTGCGGCTGGACGAGCGCCACCACTACGCGATCGAGGCCGACGCCGACGGGTGGGTCCGGGTGATCGCCCGGATCGGCACGGTCCGGTCCGTCGTCGCCGAACGCGCGCTCCCCGCAGGCCCGTTGGTCCTGTCCGTGCGTACCGGCCCGGCCCCCGAGCCGCACGACGCGCGCAGGGGCCCGGACTCGCTCGTCTTCGCGGTCGGAACGGCGGACGGCACGACGAGGGACCTGACGGCCGTGGACGGCCGCTACCTGTCGACCGAGGTCGCCGGCGGCTTCACCGGCCGCGTGATCGGCCTGTACGCCACCGCGGGCACGGTCTGCTTCGACTGGTTCGACTACGAGCCTCTCCCGCTCCCCTGA
- a CDS encoding cellulase family glycosylhydrolase has translation MNDAQQKGTPRAASPHNRRLHRTAGLLAAVVTAGSLTCGTAVASPAGQTPAAADRTPRSAMAAVAQMQPSWNLGNTFDAFPDETSWGNPLTTKATFDGLRAQGFRSVRIPVTWFPHQSDTAPYTIDPVWMKRVKQVFDWALEDGLYVEINVHHDSWKWIANMSTDHDNVMARFKSTWQQIATAFKDEPRKLLMESINEPQFSNATDAQKTQYLRELNTSFHDVVRNSGGGNKDRLLVLPSEETNSAQHWLDDLSTTMSSLHDPNLVATVHYYSWYPFSVNIANGTTYDTTAQKDLTDGFARVHDTFVAKGIPVYLGEYGLLTSPYSGVVERGEMLKYFEHVNYEARINGMTSAVWDAANDFLNRSTMQWQVPEMKALIQRSWRTRSGTASTDNIFLPKSGPIAAQTITLNRNGLSFTGLWQGDRPLIPSVDYTLNGDRLTLTADALTRLAGDRAAGVNATLEVRYSDGVPWKLFVRSYDKPVMTDATGTEDGLTIPTRFNGDLMANVESTYADGTAAGPASWTTFQSFDNYRPDYGNNTTTVKADFLKTVKEGAPVTLTFHFWSGATVTYHVTRSGSTVTGTAS, from the coding sequence GTGAACGACGCACAGCAGAAGGGCACACCGCGCGCCGCCAGCCCACACAACCGCCGCCTGCACCGGACGGCCGGGCTCCTGGCGGCCGTGGTCACCGCCGGCAGCCTCACCTGCGGCACCGCCGTCGCCTCACCGGCCGGCCAGACGCCGGCAGCAGCGGACCGCACCCCCCGTAGCGCGATGGCCGCCGTGGCCCAGATGCAGCCCAGCTGGAACCTCGGCAACACCTTCGACGCGTTCCCCGACGAGACCTCGTGGGGCAACCCGCTCACCACCAAGGCCACGTTCGACGGTCTCCGCGCCCAGGGCTTCCGCAGCGTCCGGATTCCCGTCACCTGGTTCCCCCACCAGTCCGACACCGCCCCGTACACCATCGACCCCGTGTGGATGAAGCGGGTCAAGCAGGTGTTCGACTGGGCGTTGGAGGACGGCCTCTACGTCGAGATCAACGTCCACCACGACTCGTGGAAGTGGATCGCCAACATGTCCACCGACCACGACAACGTGATGGCGCGGTTCAAGTCGACCTGGCAGCAGATCGCCACCGCCTTCAAGGACGAGCCGCGCAAGCTGCTCATGGAGAGCATCAACGAGCCGCAGTTCTCCAACGCGACCGACGCCCAGAAGACCCAGTACCTGCGGGAACTCAACACCTCTTTCCACGACGTCGTGCGCAACTCCGGTGGCGGGAACAAGGACCGTCTGCTCGTCCTGCCCTCGGAGGAGACCAACTCCGCCCAGCACTGGCTCGACGACCTGTCCACGACGATGAGCTCGCTGCACGACCCCAACCTGGTCGCCACCGTGCACTACTACAGCTGGTACCCGTTCAGCGTGAACATCGCCAACGGGACCACCTACGACACAACGGCCCAGAAGGACCTGACCGACGGCTTCGCCCGGGTGCACGACACCTTCGTGGCCAAGGGCATCCCCGTCTACCTCGGCGAGTACGGCCTGCTCACCTCGCCGTACTCCGGCGTGGTCGAACGCGGCGAGATGCTGAAGTACTTCGAGCACGTCAACTACGAGGCGCGCATCAACGGCATGACCTCCGCCGTCTGGGACGCCGCCAACGACTTCCTGAACCGCTCCACCATGCAGTGGCAGGTCCCCGAGATGAAGGCCCTGATCCAGCGCTCCTGGCGGACCCGCTCGGGCACCGCCTCCACCGACAACATCTTCCTGCCGAAGTCCGGTCCCATCGCGGCGCAGACCATCACGCTCAACCGCAACGGCCTCTCGTTCACCGGCCTCTGGCAGGGCGACCGCCCGCTGATCCCGTCCGTCGACTACACCCTCAACGGCGACCGGCTGACCCTGACCGCCGACGCCCTCACCCGGCTCGCCGGCGACCGTGCTGCCGGCGTCAACGCCACCCTCGAGGTCCGGTACTCCGACGGCGTCCCGTGGAAACTCTTCGTGCGCTCGTACGACAAGCCGGTGATGACCGACGCCACCGGAACCGAGGACGGACTCACCATACCCACCCGGTTCAACGGTGACCTGATGGCAAACGTCGAGTCCACCTACGCCGACGGCACCGCCGCCGGCCCGGCTTCCTGGACCACCTTCCAGTCGTTCGACAACTACCGCCCCGACTACGGCAACAACACCACCACCGTCAAGGCCGACTTCCTCAAGACGGTCAAGGAGGGCGCCCCGGTGACGCTCACCTTCCACTTCTGGAGCGGCGCCACCGTCACCTACCACGTCACCCGTTCCGGCTCGACCGTGACCGGCACCGCCTCCTGA